A genomic window from Camelina sativa cultivar DH55 chromosome 2, Cs, whole genome shotgun sequence includes:
- the LOC104723136 gene encoding protein SULFUR DEFICIENCY-INDUCED 1, with protein MERSLKKTKSNNNNSIKSNTMKDDEMFHVIHKVPSGDTPYVKAKHAQLIEKNPEMAIVWFWKAINTGDRVDSALKDMAVVMKQLDRSEEAIEAIKSFRPRCSKNSQDSLDNVLIDLYKKCGRMEEQVELLKRKLRQIYQGEAFNGKPTKTARSHGKKFQVTVQQEISRLLGNLGWAYMQQAKYLSAEAVYRKAKMVEPDANKSCNLAMCLIKQGRFDEGRSVLDEVLESRVLGADDCRTRQRADELLSELEASLPRRRDAEMEDVLGNILDDDFVLGLEQMTSTSFKSKRLPIFEQISSFRNQLVC; from the exons atggagagaagcttgaagaagacgaagagcaATAATAACAACTCAATAAAGAGTAATACGATGAAAGATGATGAAATGTTTCATGTGATTCATAAAGTTCCTAGTGGCGATACTCCCTATGTCAAAGCCAAACATGCTCAG TTGATAGAGAAGAACCCGGAGATGGCCATAGTGTGGTTTTGGAAAGCCATTAACACAGGAGACAGAGTAGACAGTGCTCTCAAGGACATGGCTGTAGTAATGAAACAACTTGACCGTTCTGAAGAAGCCATCGAAGCCATCAAATCTTTCCGTCCTCGTTGTTCCAAAAACTCCCAAGATTCCCTCGACAACGTCCTCATCGACTTATACAAG AAATGTGGAAGAATGGAGGAGCAAGTTGAGTTATTGAAGAGGAAACTGAGGCAGATCTATCAAGGGGAGGCTTTCAATGGTAAACCCACCAAGACCGCTCGCTCTCACGGCAAAAAGTTTCAAGTGACGGTTCAACAAGAAATCTCAAGATTACTG GGGAACTTGGGGTGGGCATACATGCAACAAGCTAAGTACTTGTCGGCAGAAGCGGTATACAGAAAAGCTAAGATGGTGGAGCCAGACGCTAACAAATCGTGCAACCTAGCGATGTGCCTTATCAAACAAGGCAGGTTTGACGAGGGAAGATCCGTTCTTGACGAGGTTCTCGAGTCTAGGGTTTTGGGTGCAGATGATTGTAGGACAAGGCAACGAGCCGATGAGCTTTTGAGTGAACTAGAGGCTTCGCTACCACGTAGGCGAGATGCTGAGATGGAGGATGTCTTGGGAAATATCTTAGACGATGACTTTGTTCTTGGGCTTGAACAGATGACATCCACTAGTTTTAAATCTAAGAGACTCCCA